The following DNA comes from Streptomyces spinoverrucosus.
TGGCCGACTGGTTCTCGCTGCCGACCGCGCTCACGAGCGTGGCGGTACTGGCGGGCCTCGCCGCGGTGGTCGGGTTCGCGACGCGCAGGGTGGCCGGGGGTTGACGAGAGGCGCCCGGAGCCCTTGGAAGGCAGGCCGGGAAAACCGCTCTCGCTCGAGCGCACTCCATGGGGCAGACTCAGCCACGTGGAGATCGCCGAGTTCATCAACACCCTCGACATCGAGGGCCGGTTGCTTGCCGCGGCCGCCGCCGAGGCCGGGACCGGGGCCGAGGTGCCGACCTGCCCGGGCTGGCAGGTCAGGGACCTGCTGCGGCACACGGGCATGGTGCATCGCTGGGCGACCGGCCTCGTCGCCGAGGCGCGGACCTCGTACCGGCCCGGAGGGGAACTGCCCGACCTGGACGGCGAGGACCTGCTGACCTGGTACCGGGAGGGGCACCGCCGGCTCGTCGACACCCTCACCGCCGCCCCGCCCGACGTGCAGTGCTGGCAGGTCCTGCCCGCCCCGTCCGCGCTGGCCTGCTGGGCGCGGCGGCAGGCGCACGAGACGACCGTGCACCGCGTCGACGCGGAGGCGGCACGCGGCGGTACGCGCGCGGAGATCGCCCGCGACTTCGCGCTGGACGGCATAGACGAACTGCTGCGCGGCTTCCACGCCCGCCGCAAGAGCGCCGTGCGTACCGAGGAGCCCCGGGTGCTGCGGGTGCGGGCGACCGACGCGGACGACGCGGTGTGGACCGTACGGCTGTCAGCGGAACCGCCCGTGACGGAGCGGGGCGACGCCGGTGCCGCCGACTGCGAGATCGGCGGACCGGCCGCGGCGCTGTATCTCTCGCTCTGGAACCGGCTGCCGTTCCCCGAGGTCAGCGGGGACAGCGCGCCCGCCGACCTGTGGCGGGAGAAATCGGGGATCGTCTGGGGCTGATGCCCGGGCCCGTGGCGTGGGTCAGTCCGTCAGCATCCGGGTCAGCACGGCCCGCTGCACGGGCAGCACCTCGCCGTGCAGGGCGCGCCCCTTGTCGGTGAGGACCACGCGGACGCCGCGCCGGTCCTCGGAGCACATGGCGCGTTCCAGCAGCCCGTCCTTCTCCAGCCGGGCGACCAGCCGGGACAGCGCGCTCTGGCTGAGATGGACCCGCTCGGAGATCTCCTGGACGCGCAGGGAGCAGGCGCCGGAGTCGGAGGTGGAGCCGGAGGCGAGGACGTCGAGCACCTCGAAGTCGCTGGCGCACAGGCCGTGTTGGTGCAGTGCGCGGTCTATCTCGCACTGCGTGCGCGCGTGCAGGGCCAGGATGTCCCGCCACTGCTCGACAAGCGCCTGCTCGGCCTTCTTCGCCGCCATGACGGCACCGTAGCAGAGAAATGAATTTATTGCGCCGGAATTAAATGCGCTTGCATTGAATGTATGCGCATGTAGTGTCCGGGTCATGACCTCTCCGCTCACCACCTCGGCGTCCGAGGGACGCTGGACCCCGCGGCTGTGGGGCACCCTGCTGGTGCTCTGCGCCGCGATGTTCCTCGACGCGCTGGACGTGTCGATGGTCGGCGTCGCCCTGCCGTCCATCGGCGCCGACCTCGGCCTGTCCACCTCGGCCCTGCAGTGGGTCGTCAGCGGCTACATCCTGGGCTACGGCGGCCTGCTCCTCCTCGGCGGACGCACCGCCGACCTGCTCGGCCGGCGCCAGGTCTTCCTGGTGGCCCTGGGTGTCTTCGCTCTCGCCTCACTGCTCGGCGGCCTCGTCGACTCCGGCCCGCTGCTGATCGCCAGCCGCTTCATCAAGGGCCTGAGCGCGGCCTTCACGGCCCCCGCCGGCCTGTCGATCATCACGACGACGTTCCCCGAGGGTCCGCTGCGCAACCGCGCCCTGTCCATCTACACCACCTGCGCCGCCACCGGCTTCTCGATGGGCCTGGTGCTGTCCGGCCTGCTCACCGAGGCCAGCTGGCGCCTGACCATGCTGCTGCCGGCGCCGATCGCCCTCATAGCCCTGATCGCGGGCCTGAAGCTGCTGCCGCGCAGCGCCCGCGAACGCGACCACGACGGCTACGACATCCCCGGCGCCGTCCTCGGCACCGCCTCGATGCTGCTGCTGGTCTTCACCGTGGTGCAGGCACCGGAGGTCGGCTGGGCCTCCGCCCGCACACTGTTGTCCTTCCTCGCGGTCGCGGTCCTTCTGACGGTGTTCGTCGTCGTAGAGCGGCGCTCGCCCGGACCGCTGATCCGGCTCGGGGTGCTGCGCTCGGGCACCCAGATCCGCGCCCAGCTCGGCGCGATGACCTTCTTCGGCTCCTACGTCGGCTTCCAGTTCCTGGTCACGCTGTACATGCAGTCCCTGCTCGACTGGTCGGCGCTGCACACGGCGCTGGCGTTCCTGCCGGCGGGCGCGCTGGTGGCGCTGTCGTCGACGAGCGTGGGCTCGATCGTCGACCGGTTCGGCACCCAGCGGCTCCTCGCGGTGGGCTTCGCGCTGATGGTCGTGGGCTACGCGCTGTTCCTCGGTGTCGACCTCGACCCGGTCTACGCGGCCGCCATCCTGCCGAGCATGCTGCTGATCGGCGCGGCCTGCGCACTGGTCTTCCCGTCGCTCAACATCCAGGCCACCAACGGCGTCGACGACCACGAACAGGGCATGGTCTCCGGCCTGCTCAACACGTCCGTGCAGGTCGGCGGAGCGATCTTCCTCGCCGTGGTGACGGCGGTGGTGACCGCGGGCGCCCCGGCCGACCCCACCCCACAGGCCGTCCTCGACAGCTACCGGCCGGGACTGATCGTGGTGACGGGCATCGCCGTCGCCGGCCTCCTCATCGCCCTGTCCGGCCTGCGGACGAAGCGTGCGCAGCAGACGGTCGTGGTCGCCCAGTCCCTGGTGAAGGAGACGGAAGCGGAGCGCGAACCGGTCCGCGACTAGGGGGACGTCTCCCAGGTGCGCCCGGCGGGGCCTGCTTGCTCCGCCGGGCGCACACCTGTTTGATGCAGGTCATGGAGACTTACGGGGGACGGCGTACTCAGGCCGAGCGGGACGCGATCACCGTCGAGATCGGGTACGCGCTGTGCAGCGCGGCGTTCGCGGCGGCGGTGGTCTTCGGGGCGGTCGCCGGTCCGGCGTGGCTCTTCGAACTGCCCCGCGTGGTGGAGACGTCGCTGATCCGGGCGGGGCTGGTTCTCGGGCCGGTGCTGTTCGTCGTACGGGTGATCGCCGTGCTCGTCCGTTTCCGGCGCGCGGCTCAGCCCAGCCAGCCCGGCCGCACCAGCCCCGACTCGTAGGCCAGCACCACCAGTTGAGCCCGGTCGCGCGCGCCCAGCTTCACCATCGTGCGGCTGACGTGCGTCTTCGCGGTGAGCGGGCTGACGACCAGGCGGCGGGCGATCTCCTCGTTGGACAGGCCGATGCCGACCAGGGCCATCACCTCCCGCTCCCGCTCGGTGAGTCCGGCGAGGGCGTCGGCGGCCGCGGGCTCCTTGGAGCGGGCGGCGAACTCCGCGATCAGCCGCCGCGTCACGCCCGGCGAGAGCAGCGCGTCGCCCGCGACCACCGCCCGTACCGCGCGCAGGAGTTCCTCCGGCTCGGTGTCCTTGACCAGGAAGCCGGAGGCACCGGAGCGGATCGCCTCGAAGACGTACTCGTCCAACTCGAAGGTGGTCAGCATGACCACCTTCACGTCCTTCAGGGCCGCGTCCTCGGTGATCCGGCGGGTCGCGGCCAGACCGTCGAGGACGGGCATACGGATGTCCATCAGGACGATGTCGGGCCGCAGTTCGCGCACCGCGCGCAGCGCCTCCTCGCCGTCGGAGGCCTCCCCGGCCACCTCGATGTCCGGCTGCGCGTCCAGCAGCGCCTTGAAGCCGGCCCGGACCAGGGACTGGTCGTCGGCGAGCAGTACGCGGATCACCGGTCGTCGTCCTTTCTCGTCAGCGGCAGGGTGGCGAGCACCCGGAAGCCGCCGTCGGGTCGCGGGCCCGCCTCGATGGTGCCACCGAGCGCGGCCGCCCGTTCCCGCATTCCGGCCAGTCCGTTGCCGCTGCCGCCCGCGTCGGCGCCGGTCGCCGGCCCGTCGTCGTCGACGCGCAGCCGTAGCGCGCCGCCCGACTGATCGAGGTGCACGCGCGCGTCCCGCGACCCGGAGTGCCGTACGACATTGGTGAGGGCCTCCTGGACGATCCGGAACGCGGCGAGGTCCGCCCCGGGCGGCAGGCGGGGTGCCTCGCCCTCGACCGTCACCGTCAGTCCGGCGCTCGCCGCCTGCTCGACCAGCTCGGGCAGCCGGTCCAGACCGGGCGCCGGGGCGCGCGGCGCGTCGCCCGGCGTGCGCAGGGTGTCGAGCACCTGGCGGACCTCGCCGAGCGCCTCCTTGCTGGCGTCCTTGATGGTGGTGAGCGCCGTGCGCGCCTGCTCCGGGTCGCTGTCGAGGAGGGCGAGACCGACGCCCGCCTGTACGTTGATCACGGAGATGCTGTGCGCGAGCACGTCGTGCAGTTCACGCGCGATCCGCAACCGTTCCTCGTCGGCCCGCCGCCGCGCCGCCAGCGCCCGCTCGGCGCGCTCCCGCGCCCACTGCTCCCGCCGGATCCGGGCCAACTCCGACAGCGCCACGATCGCCACCACCCAGGTGGCGATCACGATCTCCTGCGTCCAGGAGGCGGGGTCGTCCCCGGACGGGGGCAGCCACCGGTAGAGCCAGTGCGCCACCAGCACATGCGCCGCCCACAACATCCCCAGCGCCGCCCAGGCGGCCCTGCGATGCCCGGCGACGATCGCACTGAAACAAGCGACGGCGACGGTGAGCAGCACGGGCCCGTACGGATATCCGGCGCCCAGATACAGCGCGACAGCCGCCGCGTTCCCGAACACCACGGCCACCGGGAACCGCTGCCGCCACAGCAGCGTCCCCGCCGCCACCACCAGCAGCACGCGCGCGAAGGGGTCGAGCGCCGCCCGCTCACCCTGCTGCGCGTGCGCGGCGAAGCCGGAGCCCATCAGCACGAAGGCGGTGAGCAGCACGGTGGAACGCCACGGCCACCGGCCCTGCCGCTCCTCGTCCCAGCGGCCCGGCCACGGCGGCCCGTGCCGCCACCACCCGCCGCGACGTGCCCACTGCTCCTCCATGCCCGCCACGCTAGACCGCCCCCACGCCGCAGGGCGTCAGCCGGGCGAGGTGATCACGCGTACTCCCGCGGAAGTACGTCCCCCTGCCCGCCCCTCTCCCGGATCCGTACCCGAGTCCCTCGCAGGTCCTTCGTCAGGACGCGGACCTGCTGCCCTTGCCGCCGGTGCGGTTGCCGGTGTCGGCGCCGGTGCCGGTGCCGGTGCCCTGACGGGCGGGCGCGGCTCGGCCCTCCTGCGGGAAGACGAGGCCGACGGTGTGGGCAAGTTGGCCGACGGCGTGCCGGAAGAACGGCTCACGGTCCTCGACGATCCTCGTGAACTGCCCGAACACCTCGAACCCCACCAGCCCGTACAGCTGCGACCAGGCCGCCACCAAGGTCACCACCACCTCGGGCGGCAGGTCGGGCGCGAGATCGGCGGCCATCCGCACCGCCTCCGGGCGTAGCTCCTCCGCCACCCGCGGCTTGGCCACACCGAGCCCCCGGTGCGCGTCCCGCACGATGGCGATGAGCAGATGCCCGACGCGGGCGGCGGGCGGGACGGTGGTCTGGGGGGCGGTGTACCCGGGAACGGGGGAGCCGTAGATCAACGCGTACTCGTGCGGATGCGCCAACGCCCAGCCGCGCACGGCCTCGCAGACCTTCATCCAACGCTGCACGGGGCCGGCGTGCGCGACTTCGCCGTGCGCGGCTTCGGCGGCGGCGCCGAGGGAGTCGTAGGCGTCGATGATGAGCGCGGTGAGCAGGTCGTCGCGGCTGGGGAAGTAACGGTAGACGGCGGAGGAGACCATGCCGAGCTCGCGGGCGACGGCGCGCAGGGAAAGCTTGGCGGCACCTTCGGCCGCGAGCTGTTTGCGGGCCTCGTCCTTGATGGCCGCGGTGACTTCGATCCGGGCTCGGGCGCGGGCGCCGTGGGGGGTGCTGTGGCTGGTCATGGGGGGAGCTTTCCATGTTTTGGAGCGGTGCACACGATTGAGAGCGGTGCTCTCAGAGCATCGCTCTTCGAGTGGAGCGCAGCCCTTACTTCAGAGCGCTGCTCTTACTTCAGAGCACCGCTCTTGCTTCAGAGCACCGCTCTCTCTCAAACTGAACCCCAAGCGAGAGCACCGCTCTCACTGCCAACCCAGGAGCACTCCACATGTCCACGCACGTCCAGAAGCCCGGCTGGTTCACCGTCAACGTCTTCAATCGCACGGTCGCCTGGCTGACCCGCCGCGGCATCAGCATCTGGGGCTCCCGCGTCCTGGCCGTGCGCGGTCGCAAGAGCGGCAGCTGGCGCACCACCCCGGTGAATCTGCTGACCGTCGACGGCCGCCAGTACCTCGTCGCACCCCGCGGGCACGTCCAGTGGACGCACAACATGCGCGCCGCCGGCGGCGGGGAGTTGCGGCTCGGCAGGAACGTGGACACGTTCACCGCGACCGAGGTCGCCGATGACGACAAGCCCCCGCTCCTGCGCGCCTACCTCAAGCGCTGGAAGGCCGAAGTGGGCGCCTTCTTCAAGGGCGTCGGCCCCGACTCCTCCGACGAGGAGCTGCGCCGCATCGCCCCCGATCACCCCGTCTTCGAGATCACCTACACCGACACGACAAGCGCCGACGCCTCCAAGGACAGCAGCGCCAAGGACCCCGGCGCCACGCACCTCAAGAACTGATCTCGCCGGTCTCAGCCGTCGCACCACCCGCAGACCGGCGGTCCAGCGCGGTCAGAGCGCGCTGGGCCATCGGATGCGTACGGACGATCTCGCCCAGGGACGTGGCACCCCGCGTAATGTCCTTGAACGCCTTCCAGGCCGGCCGGAACCCGGTCAGCACCGCGTGGAAGAGCCCGGGCCGCCGCTCGAACACGGTCAGCAGCCGCTTGCCGACCGCCATCTCCACACCCAGCCCGGCCTTGATCGCGAACGCGTAGTTGAGGGCCTGTCGGCGCGTGTCCACCGCGTCGTGCGCCTCCGAGATCCGGACCGCCCACTCCCCCGCGAGCCGCCCCGACCGCAGCGCGAACGAGATGCCCTCGCGCGTCCACGGCTCCAGCAGCCCCGCCGCGTCCCCGCACACCAGCACGCGCCCCCGCGACAGCGGTGAGTCGTCGGCGCGGCAGCGGGTCAGGTGGCCGGAGGAGATGCTCGGCTCGAATCCGGCGAGCCCCAGCCGCCCGACGAAGTCCTCCAAGTACCGCTTGGTCGCGGCGCCTTCACCGCGCGCGGAGATCACACCCACCGTCAGCGTGTCGCCCTTGGGGAAGACCCATCCGTAACTGCCCGGGATCGGGCCCCAGTCGATGAGGACCCGCCCCTGCCAGTCCTCCGCGACCGTGTCCGGCACCGGAATCTCCAGCTCCAGGCCAAGATCCACCTGGTCGAGCTTGACCCCGACGTGCGCGCCTATCCGGCTGGCGCTGCCGTCCGCTCCGACCACGGCCCGCGCCAGCAGCGTCTCACCGCCCTGCAGCACGACGGCGACCGTGCGCCGGTCCGGCACCGCCGACCCGTGCTGCTCGACCCGCGAGACCGTGACGCCCGTACGCAGCTCGGCGCCCGCCTTCTGCGCGTGCTCGACGAGCTGCTGGTCGAACTCGGGCCGGTTGATCAGCCCGAAGAGCATCTGCTTGGAGCGCCGGGTGCGGCCGAAGCGGCCGTTGTTGGAGAACGTGACCGCGTGCACCCGGTCCCGCAGGGGCAGTTCGAACCCGGGCGGCAGCGCGTCGCGCGAGGGGCCGATGATGCCGCCGCCGCACGTCTTGTAGCGGGGCAGCTCGGCCTTCTCCAGCAGCAGCACACGCCGCCCCGCGACCGCCGCCGCGTAGGCCGCCGAGGCCCCCGCGGGTCCCGCGCCCACCACGACGACGTCCCACACCTGCTGCCCGCCGTCCGCCGAAGAGTTCTCGCTGCTCACGATGGTCTACTGCTCCCGATCCGCCGCCTGCCGATCTGTCCCCCGCATCCTACGGCGGTGATCGCCGCAGGCCGCTGTGGGAGGATCGGCACCGTATGCGCCCCGCACACCAGGGCGCGCCTACACTCGCGCGGTCAGAGGTGCCCAAGCGCACCCGGGCATCTGCCGACCGCGCAGACCCGTACGGACCCCGTACGGACCCCGTACAGAGAAGTACAACGTCGCACCTACGAGGAGCGTGCCCATGTCGTCGAATCCGGTCGCCGAGACCGTCGCCTCGCTGATGCCCAGGGCGAAGGCGGAGCTCACCGAGCTGGTGGCCTTCAAGTCGGTGGCGGACTTCGACCAGTTCCCGCGCAGTGAGAGCGAGGGCGCCGCCCGCTGGGTCGCGGACGCGCTGCGCGCCGAGGGCTTCGAGGACGTGGCGCTGCTCGACACCCCGGACGGTACGCAGTCGGTGTACGGCTACCTGCCCGGGCCGGCGGGCGCGAGGACCGTGCTGCTCTACGCCCACTACGACGTGCAGCCGCCGCTGGACGAGGCCGGCTGGACCACCCCGCCCTTCGAGCTGACCGAGCGTGACGGCCGCTGGTACGGCCGCGGCACCGCCGACTGCAAGGGCGGTCTGATCATGCACCTGCTGGCGCTGCGCGCCCTGAAGGCCAACGGCGGCGTGCCCGTGCACGTCAAGGTGATCGCCGAGGGCTCGGAGGAGATGGGAACGGGCGGCCTGGAGCGGTACGCCGAGGAGCACCCGGAGTTGCTGGAGGCCGACACGATCGTGATCGGCGACGCGGGCAACTTCCGCGTCGGTCTGCCGACGGTCACCTCGACCCTGCGCGGCATGACCATGATCCGGGTGCAGATCGACACGCTCGAAGGCAACCTGCACTCCGGCCAGTTCGGCGGTGCCGCGCCGGACGCGCTCGGCGCGCTGATCCGCGTCCTGGACTCGCTGCGCGCGGAGGACGGGTCGACCACGGTGGACGGGCTGACCGGCGAGTCGTCGTGGCAGGGGCTGCAGTACGACGAGGAGCAGTTCCGTGCGGACGCCAACGTGCTGGACGGGGTCGGCCTGATCGGCTCCGGTACGGTCGCCGACCGGATCTGGGCGCGTCCGGCCGTGACCGTGCTCGGCATCGACTGCCCGCCGGTCGTCGGCGCCACCCCGTCCGTGCAGGCGAGCGCCCGCGCGCTGATCAGCCTGCGGGTGCCGCCGGGCGTGGACGCGGCGGAGGCGACCAAGTTGCTCCAGGCGCACATCGAGGCGCACACGCCGTGGGGCGCGCGGGTGAGCTCCGAGCAGATCGGCCAGGGCCAGGCGTTCCGCGCGGACACGTCGAGCCCGGCGTACCAGGCGATGGCCGACGCGATGGCGGTGGCGTATCCGGGCCAGGAGATGCAGTACGCCGGCCAGGGCGGCTCCATCCCGCTGTGCAACACCCTCGCCGCTCTCTACCCGCGCGCGGAGATCCTGCTCATCGGCCTGAGCGAGCCGGAGGCCCGGATCCATGCCGTGAACGAGAGCGTGTCCCCGGAGGAACTGGAGCGGCTCTCCGTGGCGGAGGCGCTCTTCCTGCGCAACTACGCGGCGAGCTGAGCGCCGTCACCGCCTGACCCTGCGGAGGGCTCCCGACCGGCTCAGGCCGACACGTCGGCAGTCCCCGCAGGCCTCCCCTCGACCAGGGCGAGCGCCGGATCGAGGACGAGGGACGACATGGGCGCGGCGGCCGGGGTGAATTGCATCCCCGCACGACATCCCGACGCACCGGCCGGCGTGATTACATCCCCGCACGACAGCCCGACGCACCGGCCGGAGTACGGCCGACGCCCGCCCTCAGCCGACCGGTATCCCCGCCTCCAGATAGAGCGCCGCCCCGCGTTCCCGGGCGCGCAGTGCCCAGCGCAGCCGCTCGTAGCGGACCGGCGGCAGCAGACCGGCCGCCTCCTCCTCGGTGACGAACCGCCAGCCGCGCAGTTCGGGACCAGGCAGCAGTACCTGCCGTGCCGCGGCGGCGTCCAGGCTGCCGCCGTCGAAGAGGAGCCGCAGACCGCCGTACCCGGGAGGCGCGGGCGGCTCCCAGTCGACGACGAGCAGGCGCGGTACGTCGTCCAGGTGGATGCCGGTCTCCTCGGCGACTTCGCGGATGCCGGCGCGGGCGGGCGCCTCGCCGGGTTCGACGACGCCGCCGGGAAACTCCCAACCCGCTTTGTAGGTGGGGTCGACGAGCAGCACGCGGTCCTGTTCGTCGAAGAGGAGGACGCCGGCGGCGAGTGTCTCGGCGGTGGGTTCGGGGGTCTGCACGATGTCGCAGACGGGCACGGCACCGGAGTTGACGGCCTCGAAGATCCGGGCGGCGGTCTCGTACGGGGTGAGGGCGCCGTTGTCGACGGGGTGGGCGTCGGCGGTGAGCCAGGAGGCGAGGGCGGCCTTGTAGGTCTCGATGTGGTCGTACGACCACTGCCGGATCCGTATCTCGCCGTCGGGCAGGTCCGGCGGTATCTCACGGTGGGCTATCCGCTCGCGCAGTATCGTTTCGGCCGGGGCGAGCAGCACATGCCGGACGGTGATGCGGCGGGCGGCGAGGCCGCCGAAGATCTCGTCGCGGTACTCCTGGCGCAGCAGGGTCATGGGCACGACGAGCGTGCCGCCGAGTTCGGCGAGCATCGCGGCCGCCGTGTCGATGACGAGGCGTCGCCAGATCGGCAGATCCTGGAAGTCGCCGACCTCGGCGAGGCGTTTGGCCGGCAGCAGGTGCGTGAGTGCGCCTCCGATGACCTCGGGGTCGAAGAGCGTGCTGTTCGGGATCAGGTCGATCAGTTCCCGTGCGGTGGTGGTCTTCCCCGCACCGAACGTGCCGTTGATCCAGACGATCACGATTCCCCCTCTTCTATTGGCCCCCTGTGCCTTGCCCGCTCCACCCTGCCACGGAAACCAGCCCCAGTTGAGGGTGCACAAGCGGAAGCGCCGGCACCCGTTTCCCGGGGCCGGCGCTTCGCCGTGTCGCTGTTGGCCGCCTCAGCGGACGCTGTCGGCCGCCTCAGCGGCCCTTGTGGCTCCGCTTGCCGCTGTCCTCGTCGCTCTGGGTGCCGCCGAGCGCGCCCTCGTTCAGCTGCAGGCTTTCGTTGGCGATGGTCTTGTCGAGCTTCTTGAGCGTGTCCCCGACGTTGAGGCCGCTCATCCCGTCACCCAGGGCGTGGGAGGGGGTGACCGCCGCGACGACGAACCCGGTGGCGAGGGAGGCGATGGCGAGCATGCTGCGCTTCTTCATGCCCCGATCAACTGACGTACCCCGTCCGGGGTCACGCATCAATAACGTTCCATCGGCCCGGGTGAACGTTCCTGCCCACGCGCCCCTCACACGCCTGCCGCCGCGGCGTCCGCCCTCCTGCCCAGCACCGCCGCGGCGGCCCCCACCAGCCCGGCGTCGGTGCCCATCTGGGCGGGCACGACGGTCAGGTGCTGGACGAACGACAGGGTCGCGTAGTCGGCGAGGGCCTTGCGCAGCGGCGCGAACAGCACGTCGCCCGCCTTGCCCACTCCCCCGCCGATCACGGCGATGTCGATCTCGACCAGGGTCGCGGTGGCCGCGATGCCCGCGGCCAGGGCCTGGGCGGCGCGCTCGAAGGAGGCCACGGCGACCGGGTCGCCCGAGCGCGCGGCGGTGGCCACCGCGGCGGCGGAGGTGTCGCCGTCGGGGCCCGGCAGCCAGCCGGCCTCCAGGGCGCGGCGGGCGATGTTGGGACCGCTGGCGATGCGCTCCACGCAGCCGCGCGAACCGCACGGGCAGGGATCGCCGTCGAGGTCCACGCTGATGTGGCCGATGTGGCCGGCATTGCCGGTGGGGCCGGCGTGCAGGCGGCCGTCGAGGACCAGGCCACCGCCGACGCCGGTGGAGACGACCATGCACAGCGCGTTGTCGTGGCCGCGTGCCGCGCCCTGCCAGTGCTCGGCGGCGGTGATGGCCACGCCGTCGCCGAGCAGCTCGACGGGCAGCCCGCCGGTCGCCGCCCTGACCCGGGCCACCAGCGGATAGTCGCGCCAGCCCGGCACGTTCACCGGGCTGACCGTGCCCGCGGAGGCGTCCACCGGGCCCGCGCTGCCGATGCCGACCGCGTCGGCGCGGCTCCACAGCGGCGATGCGGTGAGCTCGCCGATCACCTCCTCCACGGCCCGCATCACGGTCTCGCCGTCCTGCCGGGCGGGCGTGGGGCGCTGGGCGCGCACCACGATCCGGCCGCCGCCGTCCACCAGCGCGCCTGCGATCTTGGTGCCGCCGATGTCGAGCGCGGCCACGAGGTCGGTGTGCATCAGTGTCGAATCCCCGTTCAACCTTGGGAAATGGGCTGGCCGGCCCATCGGTGGGGCGCGGGCCGGGGAGTGCGCTGGACAGTCTCTCCCGCTTCTGACAACGTTGTCCAGGCTCTATGCTCGACGCCACATCCTCATACAAACCATGGACCGACGCATCCCCATGGACCACAGGACAGGACACCGCACCGTGCCCGAGACCCACCGCCTCGCCGGAAGCCGCTACGGAAACCGGCCCACCATGAAGGACGTAGCGGCCCGCGCCGGAGTCGGACTGAAGACGGTTTCCCGGGTCGTGAATGGGGAACCGGGGGTGACCCCGGAGACCGAGCGGCGCGTCCAGGAGGCCATCGAGGCGCTGGGTTTCCGCCGCAACGACAGCGCACGGGTGCTGCGCAAGGGCCGTACGGCGAGCGTCGGTCTCGTCCTGGAGGACCTCGCCGACCCCTTCTACGGCCCCCTGAGCCGCGCCGTGGAGGAGGTGGCCCGCGCGCACGGCGCCCTGCTGATCAACGGCTCCAGCGCCGAGGACCCGGACCGTGAGCAGGAGCTGGTGCTGGCGTTGTGCGCGCGGCGGGTGGACGGGCTCGTGATCATTCCGGCCGGGGACGACCACCGCTATCTGGAGCCCGAGTTGAAGGCGGGTGTCGCCACGGTGTTCGTGGACCGTCCGGCCGGGAAGATCGACGCCGATGTCGTCCTGTCGGACAGCTACGGCGGCGCCCGGGACGGCGTCGCGCACCTGATCGCGCACGGGCACCGGCGGATCGGGTTCATCGGCGACATGCCGCGTATCCACACCGCCGCCGAGCGGCTGCGCGGCTATCGGGCGGCCATGGAGGACGCCGGTATACCGGTCGAGGACGCCTGGATGTCCCTGGGGGCCACGGATCCGCTGCGGGTGCGGCGGGCGGCCGAGGAGATGCTGTCCGGCTCCTCCCCCGTGACGGCTATCTTCGCGGGCAACAACCGGGTGACGGTCACCGTGATCCGGGTCCTGGCCGAGCAGCCGCGCCCCGTGGCGTTCGTCGGGTTCGACGACATCGAGCTGGCGGATCTGCTCCAGCCGGGCGTCACGGTCGTCGCGCAGGACGCGGCGGCACTGGGCCGTACCGCCGCCGAACGGCTCTTCCGCCAGCTGGACGGCTCGCTGATCGTCCCGGAGAAGATCGAACTGCCGACCCGGCTGATCACCCGCGGCTCGGGTGAGCTGCCGCCGACGGACTGAGCGGCCCGTGGACGACCGGGCGCAGCCTGTTGATCACCGCACCCTGGAGGCACTCGGCCTCGCCGAGGTGCCCCGCGAGCGGCCGCTGAGCTATCCGGGCGCCCGGCCCCGGGAGTCGGGGCTTCTGGACGGGGACCGGATGCTGCCGCTGGAGCGGCTGGTGCACGAGGACCGGACGCCGGTGCTCGCCGTCGGCTCCAACGCCTGTCCGGGTCAACTGCGCCACAAGATGCGCGAGTTCGGGATCGGCTCCCCCATCCCGATGGTGAAGGCCCGGGTCACCGGCATCGACGTGGGTGTCTCCGCGCACGTGAGCCGCATGGGGTATGTCTCCGCGTCGCCGGTCAGCTCCCCCGGTTCCTTG
Coding sequences within:
- a CDS encoding sensor histidine kinase; protein product: MEEQWARRGGWWRHGPPWPGRWDEERQGRWPWRSTVLLTAFVLMGSGFAAHAQQGERAALDPFARVLLVVAAGTLLWRQRFPVAVVFGNAAAVALYLGAGYPYGPVLLTVAVACFSAIVAGHRRAAWAALGMLWAAHVLVAHWLYRWLPPSGDDPASWTQEIVIATWVVAIVALSELARIRREQWARERAERALAARRRADEERLRIARELHDVLAHSISVINVQAGVGLALLDSDPEQARTALTTIKDASKEALGEVRQVLDTLRTPGDAPRAPAPGLDRLPELVEQAASAGLTVTVEGEAPRLPPGADLAAFRIVQEALTNVVRHSGSRDARVHLDQSGGALRLRVDDDGPATGADAGGSGNGLAGMRERAAALGGTIEAGPRPDGGFRVLATLPLTRKDDDR
- a CDS encoding MFS transporter — its product is MTSPLTTSASEGRWTPRLWGTLLVLCAAMFLDALDVSMVGVALPSIGADLGLSTSALQWVVSGYILGYGGLLLLGGRTADLLGRRQVFLVALGVFALASLLGGLVDSGPLLIASRFIKGLSAAFTAPAGLSIITTTFPEGPLRNRALSIYTTCAATGFSMGLVLSGLLTEASWRLTMLLPAPIALIALIAGLKLLPRSARERDHDGYDIPGAVLGTASMLLLVFTVVQAPEVGWASARTLLSFLAVAVLLTVFVVVERRSPGPLIRLGVLRSGTQIRAQLGAMTFFGSYVGFQFLVTLYMQSLLDWSALHTALAFLPAGALVALSSTSVGSIVDRFGTQRLLAVGFALMVVGYALFLGVDLDPVYAAAILPSMLLIGAACALVFPSLNIQATNGVDDHEQGMVSGLLNTSVQVGGAIFLAVVTAVVTAGAPADPTPQAVLDSYRPGLIVVTGIAVAGLLIALSGLRTKRAQQTVVVAQSLVKETEAEREPVRD
- a CDS encoding MarR family winged helix-turn-helix transcriptional regulator; this encodes MAAKKAEQALVEQWRDILALHARTQCEIDRALHQHGLCASDFEVLDVLASGSTSDSGACSLRVQEISERVHLSQSALSRLVARLEKDGLLERAMCSEDRRGVRVVLTDKGRALHGEVLPVQRAVLTRMLTD
- a CDS encoding response regulator, whose translation is MIRVLLADDQSLVRAGFKALLDAQPDIEVAGEASDGEEALRAVRELRPDIVLMDIRMPVLDGLAATRRITEDAALKDVKVVMLTTFELDEYVFEAIRSGASGFLVKDTEPEELLRAVRAVVAGDALLSPGVTRRLIAEFAARSKEPAAADALAGLTEREREVMALVGIGLSNEEIARRLVVSPLTAKTHVSRTMVKLGARDRAQLVVLAYESGLVRPGWLG
- a CDS encoding TetR/AcrR family transcriptional regulator, with the protein product MTSHSTPHGARARARIEVTAAIKDEARKQLAAEGAAKLSLRAVARELGMVSSAVYRYFPSRDDLLTALIIDAYDSLGAAAEAAHGEVAHAGPVQRWMKVCEAVRGWALAHPHEYALIYGSPVPGYTAPQTTVPPAARVGHLLIAIVRDAHRGLGVAKPRVAEELRPEAVRMAADLAPDLPPEVVVTLVAAWSQLYGLVGFEVFGQFTRIVEDREPFFRHAVGQLAHTVGLVFPQEGRAAPARQGTGTGTGADTGNRTGGKGSRSAS
- a CDS encoding DUF6332 family protein — its product is METYGGRRTQAERDAITVEIGYALCSAAFAAAVVFGAVAGPAWLFELPRVVETSLIRAGLVLGPVLFVVRVIAVLVRFRRAAQPSQPGRTSPDS
- a CDS encoding maleylpyruvate isomerase family mycothiol-dependent enzyme, encoding MEIAEFINTLDIEGRLLAAAAAEAGTGAEVPTCPGWQVRDLLRHTGMVHRWATGLVAEARTSYRPGGELPDLDGEDLLTWYREGHRRLVDTLTAAPPDVQCWQVLPAPSALACWARRQAHETTVHRVDAEAARGGTRAEIARDFALDGIDELLRGFHARRKSAVRTEEPRVLRVRATDADDAVWTVRLSAEPPVTERGDAGAADCEIGGPAAALYLSLWNRLPFPEVSGDSAPADLWREKSGIVWG